Proteins from a single region of Pseudomonas sp. BSw22131:
- a CDS encoding HET-C-related protein, which translates to MKHMDATPQFALLPQTVPVILQASSMESTFALEQITELATRSTAAEFVLMLAPIFGFDIPAHTYIKLYDGLRAGSIANPEHRVMSAGAYPADYDNQERVIRVHEAALINASSHRDGATQFLAVLLHEFGHHLDNLLRTELADKNPDGTSTLAADAPEEEGAKFAYQIALLDFENSAYTRFATFTTARHPETALYVAYPEAQAAIKETQGLDAQRMETGSGQREGFGAGRGEHHDRSPHGSFGHESIEDALEKAGFGAQEDREAIYFGNWLRDYSQLLDPKIIRAEDMPKNLPAILSRSALTQMVDILAARKFPDLRASNPDEYQVTPYNLGVYRPSEHIDNPKNFNPQPADPKTRDPDFEPWALPDDPLLQIDFVSSMARYLHRSRDSMVMDIKRAVMCKKTPSGMRLFGAALHVLEDFFAHSNYVELSLIKLGYTSVLPWTSPAACKWKLPLVTGMFSSTDVIASLAEPLAMALFPVDPWTFVASEPGVRSDSERMLLILLGEHHDDRLLPALENYLALRDKWASTPGHQHIERMGWMAAAPMRLISNSYNTVFQSLLQLLGNSVDDAQTLLEEDPNRSGSTDPTHSQLAKDHDTHPFHTLAVELAKEAVRQVGQAMSNYWDGKTKDDPVLVAQRFFTHPQDSTWQDKLVLNWARGHRKEVERGASLTELHHIQEQHGKAALARVRKMGEQGEAAWVYIEQHYETLTGEKSQGRS; encoded by the coding sequence ATGAAACACATGGACGCCACGCCACAATTTGCGCTGTTGCCGCAGACCGTGCCGGTCATCCTTCAAGCGTCCAGCATGGAATCCACCTTCGCCCTGGAGCAGATCACCGAACTGGCAACTCGCAGTACCGCAGCGGAATTCGTCCTGATGCTGGCGCCGATCTTCGGGTTCGACATCCCGGCGCACACCTACATCAAACTGTACGACGGGCTGCGGGCAGGCAGCATTGCCAACCCGGAGCATCGGGTGATGTCCGCTGGCGCGTACCCGGCTGACTACGACAACCAGGAGCGTGTGATTCGCGTGCATGAAGCCGCTCTCATCAACGCCTCCAGCCATCGCGATGGCGCTACGCAATTTCTGGCCGTGTTGCTGCATGAGTTCGGGCATCATCTCGACAACCTCTTGCGTACCGAACTGGCCGATAAAAACCCCGACGGCACCTCGACCCTGGCCGCAGATGCACCTGAGGAAGAAGGCGCGAAATTCGCCTATCAAATCGCATTACTGGATTTCGAAAACAGCGCCTACACCCGCTTCGCCACGTTCACCACGGCCAGGCACCCGGAAACGGCGCTGTACGTGGCCTACCCCGAAGCCCAGGCGGCGATCAAGGAAACGCAGGGTCTTGATGCACAGCGAATGGAAACCGGGAGTGGGCAGCGCGAGGGATTTGGTGCGGGGCGGGGTGAACATCATGATCGGAGCCCGCATGGGTCGTTTGGGCATGAGTCGATTGAGGATGCGCTTGAGAAGGCGGGGTTTGGCGCGCAGGAGGATCGGGAAGCGATTTATTTCGGTAATTGGCTACGTGACTACTCGCAATTGCTCGATCCAAAAATCATTCGTGCCGAGGACATGCCGAAGAACTTGCCAGCGATACTCTCCCGTTCCGCACTGACGCAGATGGTCGACATATTGGCAGCAAGAAAATTTCCCGATCTACGTGCTAGCAATCCTGATGAGTACCAGGTCACTCCTTACAATCTCGGGGTCTACCGCCCCAGTGAGCACATAGACAACCCGAAAAACTTCAACCCGCAGCCCGCCGATCCGAAAACCAGAGACCCGGATTTTGAACCATGGGCCTTGCCCGATGATCCGCTGCTGCAAATCGATTTCGTCAGTTCCATGGCGCGCTACCTGCACCGCTCCAGGGACAGCATGGTGATGGATATCAAGCGGGCAGTGATGTGCAAAAAGACACCGTCGGGCATGCGCCTGTTCGGAGCCGCACTGCATGTGCTGGAAGACTTCTTTGCGCACTCGAATTACGTCGAACTGAGCCTTATCAAGTTGGGCTACACCAGCGTGTTGCCCTGGACTTCACCTGCTGCATGCAAGTGGAAGCTCCCTCTGGTGACAGGCATGTTCAGTTCCACTGACGTGATCGCAAGCCTCGCTGAGCCCTTGGCTATGGCGCTGTTCCCTGTCGATCCCTGGACATTCGTTGCCAGTGAGCCGGGCGTACGATCAGACAGTGAACGGATGCTGCTGATATTACTGGGGGAGCATCACGACGACCGTTTGCTCCCGGCCCTCGAAAACTACCTCGCGCTGCGTGATAAATGGGCGAGTACGCCAGGTCATCAACACATAGAACGCATGGGATGGATGGCAGCGGCGCCGATGCGGCTGATTTCCAACAGTTACAACACCGTGTTCCAGTCGTTGTTGCAATTGCTGGGCAACAGCGTGGACGACGCGCAAACATTGTTGGAAGAAGACCCGAACCGTAGCGGCTCAACTGATCCGACGCACTCGCAATTGGCTAAGGATCACGACACGCATCCATTTCATACGTTGGCAGTAGAGCTGGCTAAAGAGGCCGTTCGCCAAGTGGGCCAAGCCATGAGTAACTATTGGGACGGCAAGACTAAAGACGATCCAGTGCTTGTTGCACAGAGGTTCTTCACCCACCCCCAAGACAGCACTTGGCAGGACAAACTGGTGCTGAATTGGGCACGTGGACATCGTAAGGAAGTCGAACGAGGCGCGTCTCTGACCGAGTTGCATCATATTCAAGAACAGCATGGAAAAGCTGCGCTGGCACGGGTCAGGAAAATGGGGGAACAAGGAGAAGCCGCATGGGTGTATATAGAACAGCATTACGAAACGTTGACTGGCGAAAAAAGTCAGGGGCGGTCATGA
- a CDS encoding sulfate ABC transporter substrate-binding protein, with amino-acid sequence MKKLFAASLVAAGLALGSAAQAAPTLLNVSYDVMRDFYKDYNAAFQKHWEAEHQEKVALQMSFGGSSKQARSVIDGLPADVITMNMATDINALADNGQLVPNDWVTRLPDHSAPFTSATVFIVRKGNPKALKDWNDLIKDGVEVIVPNPKTSGNGRYTYLSAWGYTLKNGGDEAAARKFVGELFKHVPVLDTGGRGATTTFMTNQIGDVLITFENEAEMIAREFGRDQFEVVYPSVSAEAEPPVSVVDRVVDKKGTRALAEAYLKYLWSPEGQEIAAANYLRPRDPAVLAKYTDRFPKVDFLPVEKTFGDWRTVQKTHFNDGGVFDQIYPGK; translated from the coding sequence GTGAAAAAACTCTTCGCCGCCTCTCTGGTCGCCGCAGGACTGGCTTTGGGCAGCGCCGCTCAGGCAGCGCCAACCTTGCTCAACGTGTCCTATGACGTGATGCGCGACTTCTATAAAGATTACAACGCGGCATTCCAGAAACACTGGGAAGCCGAGCACCAGGAAAAAGTCGCGCTGCAGATGTCATTCGGCGGTTCGAGCAAGCAGGCGCGATCGGTCATCGACGGCCTGCCGGCGGACGTGATCACCATGAACATGGCCACCGACATCAACGCCCTGGCAGACAACGGCCAACTGGTACCAAACGACTGGGTGACTCGCCTGCCGGATCACAGCGCACCGTTCACATCGGCGACTGTATTCATCGTGCGCAAAGGCAACCCCAAGGCGCTGAAAGACTGGAATGACCTGATCAAGGACGGTGTGGAAGTGATCGTGCCCAACCCGAAAACCTCGGGCAACGGCCGCTACACGTACCTCTCCGCCTGGGGCTACACACTGAAGAACGGCGGCGACGAAGCAGCCGCCAGGAAGTTTGTCGGTGAGCTGTTCAAGCACGTGCCAGTGCTCGATACCGGTGGCCGTGGCGCAACTACCACGTTCATGACGAACCAGATTGGTGACGTGCTGATCACCTTTGAAAATGAAGCCGAAATGATCGCCCGCGAGTTTGGCCGTGACCAGTTCGAAGTGGTCTACCCAAGCGTCTCCGCAGAAGCCGAGCCGCCGGTAAGCGTCGTCGATAGAGTGGTCGACAAGAAAGGCACCCGCGCCCTGGCCGAGGCGTATCTGAAATACCTCTGGTCCCCGGAAGGCCAGGAAATCGCCGCCGCCAACTACCTGCGTCCCCGTGATCCGGCGGTACTGGCGAAGTACACCGATCGCTTCCCGAAAGTCGACTTCCTGCCCGTGGAAAAGACCTTCGGCGACTGGCGCACCGTGCAGAAAACCCACTTCAATGACGGTGGGGTCTTCGATCAGATTTATCCGGGCAAGTAA
- a CDS encoding ion transporter — MDSNTGWREQLRIIVFQSDTTAGRRFDKILLVTIFFSLFIVVLDSIESVHKDFGWLFTYLEWGFTAIFAVEYALRLYASPKPLKYAFSFYGLIDLLAILPGVLAIYYADAQYLLIVRVVRMLRIFRVLKLSPYLKQANYLLSALRGSRQKITVFLLTVSTLVTVFGTLMYVIEGPEHGFTSIPKGIYWAIVTLTTVGFGDIVPKTPLGQILSSLVMILGYSIIAVPTGIFTAELANAMRGQQLQHDCPVCAKDTHEQAAAFCSRCGNALFAKAGSGEDQQRGKADIST; from the coding sequence ATGGACAGCAACACGGGCTGGCGCGAACAGCTACGCATCATCGTCTTTCAAAGTGACACCACGGCAGGCCGGCGTTTCGACAAAATCCTGCTGGTGACTATTTTTTTTAGCCTGTTCATCGTGGTCCTCGACAGCATCGAGTCGGTTCATAAAGACTTCGGCTGGCTCTTCACCTACCTCGAATGGGGCTTTACCGCGATCTTCGCGGTGGAATATGCGCTGCGCCTGTACGCGTCGCCCAAACCGCTGAAATATGCCTTCAGTTTTTACGGACTGATCGATTTGCTGGCGATCCTGCCCGGGGTGCTGGCGATCTACTACGCAGACGCCCAATACCTGCTCATCGTGCGGGTGGTGCGGATGCTGCGAATCTTCCGCGTCCTGAAACTGAGCCCTTACCTCAAACAGGCCAATTACCTGCTGTCGGCGCTGCGCGGCAGTCGGCAAAAGATCACGGTATTCCTGCTGACCGTGTCGACCCTCGTCACCGTGTTCGGCACGTTGATGTACGTGATCGAAGGCCCGGAGCATGGTTTTACAAGCATTCCCAAGGGCATCTACTGGGCCATCGTCACCCTCACGACCGTGGGCTTTGGCGATATCGTACCGAAGACACCCCTGGGTCAGATTCTCTCGTCGCTGGTGATGATTCTGGGTTACTCCATCATCGCGGTGCCGACCGGGATTTTCACTGCCGAACTCGCCAACGCCATGCGCGGCCAACAGTTGCAGCACGACTGCCCGGTGTGCGCCAAAGACACCCATGAACAGGCGGCGGCGTTCTGCTCGCGCTGCGGTAACGCACTGTTCGCGAAGGCTGGCAGCGGCGAAGACCAGCAGCGTGGTAAAGCGGACATAAGCACATGA
- a CDS encoding methyl-accepting chemotaxis protein: MNMRNFSISHRLWLILIVAVLMLFILAVAMLKQVHDDLYAAKAQKTMHVVQAASGLLDYYHGLETAGTLTTEQAQKQAQDAIRGLRYNQTDYFWINDLRPVMIMHPANPKLVGQDLSGIKDPDGFQVFNEMVTLAKAKGAGMVNYRWPKPGASDPVPKTSYISLFVPWGWIIGSGVYVDDVQAEFQQQVWKASSISVGIIVVMALLLILIARSILRPLTTTVDAMASIASGESDLTRSLQTDGNDEVTQLARHFNAFTSKLRNVVTELQLSAVGLGQASAELGNNADQAQARSQQQSQQMELVATAVNEVTYGVQDVAKNAEHAASEMRDAECQAQQGQANIDSSLKQIDHLSGTISQAVEVIRTLSSESTQIGGVLEVISSIAEQTNLLALNAAIEAARAGDQGRGFAVVADEVRLLAQRTQKSTAEIQAMIERLQLHSNAAVKVISESSLASRATIEQAHLAGKSLTSISQALRNLNGLNASIASATLQQSHVVEDINQNVTQAAQLSQSTAMAAEQSTAASVHLKGLSEQLNSLLRQFRV; the protein is encoded by the coding sequence ATGAATATGCGCAACTTTTCGATCAGTCACCGTCTATGGCTGATCCTCATCGTCGCTGTGTTGATGCTCTTTATCCTGGCCGTGGCCATGCTCAAACAGGTGCACGACGACCTTTACGCCGCCAAGGCGCAGAAAACCATGCATGTGGTACAGGCCGCCAGCGGCCTGCTGGACTACTACCATGGTCTGGAGACCGCTGGCACGCTGACCACCGAGCAAGCGCAGAAGCAGGCGCAGGACGCCATTCGTGGGCTTCGGTACAACCAGACCGACTACTTCTGGATCAACGACCTGCGCCCGGTGATGATCATGCATCCGGCCAACCCCAAGCTGGTCGGCCAGGACCTGTCCGGCATCAAGGACCCGGACGGCTTTCAGGTGTTCAATGAAATGGTCACGCTGGCCAAGGCCAAAGGCGCCGGTATGGTCAATTACCGCTGGCCGAAACCAGGTGCCAGCGATCCCGTGCCTAAAACCTCCTACATCAGCTTGTTCGTCCCATGGGGCTGGATCATCGGCTCGGGTGTTTACGTCGATGACGTGCAGGCTGAATTCCAGCAGCAAGTCTGGAAAGCATCTTCCATCAGCGTCGGCATCATCGTGGTCATGGCGCTGCTGTTGATCCTGATTGCCCGCAGCATTCTGCGCCCACTCACCACAACCGTCGACGCCATGGCCAGCATTGCCAGCGGCGAAAGCGACCTGACACGCAGCCTGCAAACCGATGGCAACGACGAGGTCACGCAACTGGCCCGGCACTTCAACGCCTTCACCAGCAAACTGCGCAACGTCGTCACCGAGTTACAGCTGTCGGCGGTAGGGCTTGGACAGGCGTCCGCCGAACTGGGCAACAACGCCGATCAGGCTCAGGCCCGCAGCCAGCAGCAGTCGCAACAGATGGAACTGGTGGCGACGGCGGTCAACGAAGTCACTTACGGCGTGCAGGATGTTGCGAAAAACGCAGAGCACGCGGCCAGCGAAATGCGTGATGCGGAGTGTCAGGCGCAGCAGGGCCAGGCCAACATCGACAGCAGCCTGAAGCAGATTGATCACCTGTCCGGCACCATCAGCCAGGCGGTGGAAGTGATCCGCACGCTTTCCAGCGAAAGCACGCAGATCGGAGGCGTGCTTGAGGTGATCAGTTCGATTGCCGAACAGACCAACCTGTTAGCGCTCAACGCGGCGATTGAGGCAGCGCGCGCCGGTGATCAGGGACGCGGGTTTGCTGTGGTGGCGGACGAAGTTCGTTTGCTGGCGCAACGCACGCAAAAATCCACCGCCGAAATTCAGGCCATGATCGAGCGCTTGCAGCTACATTCGAACGCAGCAGTGAAGGTCATCAGCGAGAGCAGTCTTGCCTCGCGGGCGACCATTGAACAGGCGCATCTGGCAGGCAAGAGCCTGACGTCCATCAGTCAGGCGTTGCGTAATCTCAACGGCCTGAATGCCTCGATTGCCAGCGCCACCTTGCAGCAATCGCACGTGGTCGAAGACATCAATCAGAACGTCACGCAGGCCGCGCAACTGTCGCAAAGCACGGCAATGGCCGCCGAACAATCGACGGCGGCAAGCGTGCACCTGAAAGGCTTGAGCGAACAGCTCAACAGCCTGCTGCGCCAGTTCCGGGTTTAA
- a CDS encoding response regulator, producing MAALEQNKGIILVVEDESIIRDFVCEILGDEGFSTYALESADAAEQYLNEHAGDVSLLLTDILMPGSINGADLANLSGDKWPQIPILIMSGHETPESSGVVHDVTFIRKPWSFGQLLDGVDKALNMQKIG from the coding sequence ATGGCAGCATTAGAACAGAATAAAGGAATCATTCTGGTGGTCGAGGATGAGTCGATCATTCGCGATTTCGTGTGTGAGATCCTGGGCGACGAGGGCTTCTCTACGTACGCGCTGGAAAGTGCCGACGCTGCTGAGCAGTATCTGAATGAGCATGCGGGCGATGTTTCGCTGCTGCTGACCGATATTCTGATGCCGGGCTCGATCAACGGCGCAGACCTTGCGAACCTCTCGGGTGACAAGTGGCCGCAGATCCCGATATTGATCATGTCCGGCCACGAAACTCCGGAAAGCTCCGGGGTCGTTCACGACGTGACGTTCATCCGCAAGCCATGGAGTTTTGGACAACTGCTCGACGGCGTCGACAAAGCCCTGAACATGCAGAAAATCGGCTAA
- a CDS encoding TetR/AcrR family transcriptional regulator, which translates to MSSIRERNKELILRAASEEFADKGFAASKTSDIAAKAGVPKPNVYYYFKSKENLYREVLESIIEPILQASTPFNREGVPAEVLSGYIRSKIRISRDLPFASKVFASEIMHGAPHLTAEQVEQLNGQARHNIECIQGWIDSGLIAPIDPHHLMFSIWAATQTYADFDWQISTVTGKPRLEDSDYEAAEQTIIRLVLKGCEPDQ; encoded by the coding sequence ATGAGCAGCATTCGCGAGCGCAACAAAGAATTGATCCTGCGTGCGGCCAGTGAAGAATTCGCCGACAAAGGCTTCGCCGCCAGCAAGACCAGCGACATCGCCGCCAAGGCCGGTGTGCCCAAGCCCAACGTCTACTACTACTTCAAATCCAAGGAAAACCTCTACCGAGAGGTGCTCGAAAGCATCATCGAGCCCATTCTGCAGGCGTCGACGCCGTTCAATCGCGAAGGGGTTCCGGCTGAGGTGCTCAGCGGCTATATCCGTTCAAAGATCCGCATCTCGCGCGATCTACCTTTCGCCTCGAAAGTGTTCGCCAGCGAAATCATGCACGGCGCACCGCATCTGACAGCAGAGCAGGTCGAACAACTGAATGGCCAGGCACGACACAACATCGAGTGCATCCAGGGCTGGATCGACAGCGGCCTGATCGCACCGATCGATCCTCACCACTTGATGTTCAGCATCTGGGCAGCAACTCAGACCTACGCTGACTTCGACTGGCAGATCTCAACCGTGACCGGCAAGCCCAGGCTTGAAGACAGTGATTACGAAGCAGCGGAACAGACGATCATTCGTCTGGTGCTCAAGGGATGCGAACCCGATCAATAG
- a CDS encoding COG4705 family protein: MNKLPQITLAFWVMKICATTLGETAGDLLSMTLDVGYAISSMILISAFVVTLLLQLGAKRYHPMLYWIVILSTSTAGTTMSDFMDRTLGLGYATGSAILIAILLAIFAAWYFSEKTLSVSSVTTRRAELFYWFAILFSNTLGTALGDFLADESGLGFMGGALLIGGAIAVVVVLHYTTRLSSVMLFWIAFVLTRPFGATLGDMLTKPREKGGLDFGTVGSSLVLLTVLVVLVGIATAYNRRPTRAYVQRTD; the protein is encoded by the coding sequence ATGAATAAACTTCCTCAGATCACCCTCGCCTTCTGGGTGATGAAAATCTGCGCCACAACGCTGGGTGAAACCGCCGGCGACTTGCTGTCCATGACGCTGGATGTCGGTTACGCCATCAGCTCAATGATTTTGATCAGTGCCTTTGTCGTCACGCTGCTGCTGCAACTGGGCGCCAAACGCTATCACCCGATGCTCTACTGGATCGTGATCCTGTCGACCAGCACGGCCGGGACGACGATGTCGGACTTCATGGACCGCACGCTGGGGCTGGGTTATGCCACCGGCTCGGCGATTCTGATCGCGATTCTGCTGGCGATCTTCGCGGCGTGGTATTTCAGTGAAAAAACCTTGTCCGTGAGCAGCGTCACTACACGCCGGGCCGAGCTGTTCTATTGGTTTGCGATCCTGTTTTCGAACACGCTGGGCACCGCCCTCGGGGATTTCCTGGCGGATGAGTCGGGGCTCGGTTTCATGGGCGGCGCATTGCTGATCGGCGGCGCCATCGCGGTGGTCGTGGTGCTGCATTACACAACACGGTTGTCGTCGGTGATGCTGTTCTGGATAGCGTTTGTGCTCACCCGGCCATTTGGTGCAACGCTGGGCGACATGCTGACCAAACCTCGTGAGAAAGGAGGCCTGGACTTCGGCACGGTGGGGTCGTCTCTGGTGTTGCTGACGGTATTGGTGGTGCTCGTCGGCATCGCGACAGCCTACAACCGCAGGCCAACCAGAGCCTACGTACAGCGCACGGACTGA
- a CDS encoding outer membrane protein OmpK, giving the protein MNRSFSGLMVAGSLLAAGPAMAGDLLQWQSNSLTYLYGTNFEVNPQTQQTFTFEHADGWKYGDNFLFVDNIFYNGKKDAGLGNNTLYGEFSPRLSMGKIFDKKFELGPIKDVLLAATYEFGEGDVESYLVGPGFDLNVPGFDYFQLNFYRRYNEGHRAGYGAWQITPVWSYTLPVGKSDILIDGFIDWVVDNKSSTTHGDYHSNLHFNPQIKYDLGKAINLPERQLYVGVEYDYWSNKYGINDTRNFDTDQNTASLLVKVFF; this is encoded by the coding sequence ATGAACCGTTCTTTTTCCGGCCTGATGGTCGCCGGCAGTCTTCTGGCCGCCGGGCCCGCCATGGCAGGCGACCTGCTGCAATGGCAAAGCAACAGCCTGACCTATCTCTACGGCACTAACTTCGAAGTCAATCCACAAACGCAGCAGACGTTTACCTTCGAACATGCCGATGGCTGGAAGTACGGGGACAATTTTCTGTTCGTCGATAATATTTTCTACAACGGAAAAAAAGATGCGGGCTTAGGCAATAACACGCTGTATGGCGAGTTCTCACCGCGCTTGTCGATGGGCAAGATCTTCGACAAGAAGTTCGAGCTGGGGCCGATCAAAGACGTATTGCTTGCCGCCACCTACGAGTTCGGTGAGGGCGACGTCGAGTCCTACCTGGTTGGTCCGGGCTTTGATTTGAACGTGCCGGGCTTCGATTACTTCCAGCTCAACTTCTACAGACGCTACAACGAGGGACACCGCGCAGGTTATGGCGCCTGGCAGATTACGCCGGTTTGGTCCTATACCCTTCCCGTGGGCAAGTCGGACATCCTGATCGACGGGTTCATTGACTGGGTCGTGGACAACAAGTCGTCGACCACCCACGGCGACTATCACTCCAATCTGCACTTCAACCCGCAGATCAAATATGACCTGGGCAAAGCCATCAACTTGCCTGAGCGTCAGTTGTATGTAGGTGTTGAGTATGACTACTGGAGCAACAAGTACGGGATCAACGACACCCGTAACTTCGACACGGATCAGAACACCGCCAGTTTGCTGGTGAAAGTATTCTTTTGA
- a CDS encoding urate hydroxylase PuuD — translation MEAHLMEWLNLAVRWVHMIVGIAWIGASFYFVWLENNLNRINPRDGLSGDLWAIHGGGIYHLEKYKLAPPTMPENLHWFKWEAYWTWMSGVALLCVVFYSNPVLYLLAPGSTLTGPEGVAIGIGSLIASWFIYDLLCDSPLGKRPALLGLVLFVLVIAACFGFSQIFSGRGAYLHTGAIIGTIMVGNVFRIIMPAQRALVAAIAENRTPDPSLPAKGLLRSRHNNYFTLPVLFIMISNHFPSTYGSRYNWLILAGIAVVAVLVRHYFNTRHNSHKYAWALPVGALGMICLAYVTGPAQMPRGPENAGPAKIEYQPLPGTAIGGHRADEPKPVVAPAPAAPVQAQVANAGGAHFEKVHSVIQERCGVCHSAKPTSPLFSTAPAGVMFDTPEQIQQQAPRIQAQAVVSQIMPLGNITQMTQQERDLIGQWINEGAQTN, via the coding sequence GTGGAAGCACATCTGATGGAGTGGCTGAACCTGGCCGTGCGCTGGGTTCACATGATCGTCGGGATCGCCTGGATTGGCGCATCCTTCTATTTCGTGTGGCTGGAGAACAACCTCAACCGGATCAATCCCCGCGATGGCCTGTCAGGCGATTTGTGGGCGATTCACGGCGGCGGCATTTACCACCTTGAAAAATACAAACTTGCCCCACCGACCATGCCGGAGAACCTGCACTGGTTTAAATGGGAAGCCTACTGGACCTGGATGTCAGGCGTGGCGCTGCTCTGCGTGGTCTTCTATTCCAACCCCGTTCTTTACCTGCTGGCACCCGGCAGCACACTGACCGGCCCGGAAGGTGTCGCCATCGGCATCGGTTCGCTGATCGCCAGCTGGTTCATCTACGACCTCCTGTGCGACTCCCCGCTGGGCAAGCGCCCCGCCCTGCTGGGCCTGGTGCTGTTCGTGCTGGTGATCGCGGCGTGCTTCGGCTTCAGCCAGATATTCAGCGGCCGTGGCGCGTACCTGCACACGGGCGCGATCATCGGCACCATCATGGTCGGCAACGTGTTCCGCATCATCATGCCGGCCCAACGCGCACTGGTGGCAGCGATTGCCGAAAACCGCACGCCCGATCCTTCGCTGCCCGCCAAAGGTTTGCTGCGTTCGCGGCACAACAATTACTTCACGCTGCCGGTGCTGTTCATCATGATCAGCAACCACTTTCCGAGCACATACGGCAGCCGTTACAACTGGCTGATCCTGGCCGGGATTGCAGTGGTGGCGGTACTCGTGCGTCATTACTTCAATACGCGCCATAACAGCCACAAATACGCCTGGGCCTTGCCGGTGGGCGCATTGGGCATGATTTGCCTGGCCTATGTCACCGGGCCTGCGCAAATGCCGCGCGGCCCGGAAAACGCAGGTCCAGCGAAGATCGAATATCAACCGCTGCCGGGCACTGCGATTGGCGGCCATCGCGCCGACGAGCCCAAACCTGTCGTGGCACCTGCGCCGGCCGCACCGGTTCAGGCGCAAGTCGCCAACGCCGGGGGCGCCCATTTCGAGAAGGTTCACAGTGTGATTCAGGAACGCTGTGGGGTGTGCCATTCGGCTAAACCGACCAGCCCGTTGTTCAGCACCGCGCCCGCTGGGGTGATGTTCGACACGCCGGAACAGATCCAGCAGCAGGCGCCGCGTATCCAGGCTCAGGCCGTGGTGTCGCAGATCATGCCCTTGGGCAACATCACCCAGATGACCCAGCAAGAGCGCGACCTGATCGGGCAATGGATCAACGAGGGGGCGCAGACGAACTGA
- a CDS encoding ureidoglycolate lyase: MRTLIIEPLTKEAFAPFGDVIETDGSDHFMINNGSTMRFHRLAEVQTATPEDKAIINIFRADALEMPLTIRMLERHPLGSQAFIPLLGNPFLVVVAPLGDAPEPELTRAFITNGRQGVNYHRGVWHHPVLTIEKRDDFLVVDRSGTGNNCDEHFFEEHQLMMLNPHL; encoded by the coding sequence ATGCGCACATTGATTATCGAGCCACTGACCAAAGAAGCGTTCGCCCCATTCGGTGATGTCATCGAAACCGATGGCAGCGATCACTTCATGATCAACAACGGCTCGACCATGCGCTTCCATCGTCTGGCCGAAGTCCAAACGGCGACGCCGGAGGACAAGGCGATCATCAATATTTTCCGCGCCGATGCGCTGGAGATGCCGTTGACCATTCGCATGCTGGAACGCCATCCGCTGGGCAGCCAGGCTTTCATTCCGCTGCTCGGCAACCCTTTTCTGGTCGTGGTCGCGCCACTTGGCGATGCACCTGAACCAGAGTTGACCCGCGCCTTCATCACCAATGGCAGGCAGGGTGTTAATTACCATCGCGGCGTCTGGCACCACCCGGTGCTGACGATCGAAAAGCGGGATGACTTCCTGGTGGTTGATCGCAGTGGAACCGGCAATAACTGCGATGAGCATTTCTTCGAAGAGCATCAGTTGATGATGCTCAATCCCCATTTATAA